DNA sequence from the Chitinivibrionales bacterium genome:
CGAAGAAGCGGGGCGGTTGAATTCGCTTACCTGGAAAATCGATTCTGAAATGAAATATCTCCAGGAAAAAGTTTCCAAACTGGATAAGGCCGAAAAAAACATCGATCGTATCAATACGCTGCTCGAAGAGAGTCATGCATCTATTACGGAAATACGTCAGTTCCAGAAACTTATGGATCAGACTACCGAAAAAATCAAGGAGATCAAGGTACTCGATACACAGCTCGAAGAAAAGCTTGATGTTTTCAGATCCAACAGCGCCCATGTTGAGGAAGTAAACGAACGGGCACACGAGGTTATGACCATTGCCCGTAATACCGAAGCCATTCTCAATACACTGACAAAACACAAACAGATGCTCGAAAACAGTAACAACCAGATTGTTGAATACGAAGGCAATCTTAATAAGATCAGATCTAAAATCGATGAGCTTAATCAGGAATGGAGCGCTGTCGATACCATTACCCAGCGCATTGCAGGATGCCAGACCCAACTGGATGAAATCGATTCCCGTTTTGAATCCATTCGGAAAAACGAGCGGAATATCGAAGCATTTGAATCCAAACTCGAGGATATGCGCACCCTGATCGACGACACATGCAGAAAAGAAGAAACATTACATGAGTATCGCACTGAAGCCGAAGAACTGACTAAACGTATGGACACCTTCTTCTCGAGCGCCGAACTTCTGGAAGAAAAAATCAAGGAACTTGGTGAGCACGAGCAGGAAATCATGGCCATGTCGCAGCAAATCGATGAATTAAAAGCACTTTCGAAAACAACCAGTGATTCTATCAAGGATACTGAAGGAAAGGCCCAAATCATCAAAGATGTCGACGAAAAAATACGGAATCTCGGAACGATGGTTTCGGATATTGACGATCGCATTAATACGCAACTCGAACGAAAAGGAATGATTGACGCCACCGAAAAACGGCTCGATCAATTAAACTACCTTCTCGGTGATATTAACATGAAAATACAGAATCTTACCAAAGAACAGAAGGCGGTCGAAGATGTTCTTCAACAGCTCTCCGCGATTTCGGCTCAGTCGCTTGAAGCAAAGGAAATGATGAAACGTCTTTCTGAAGAAAAACAGGCCTTGACACAGGAAGAGAGCCGTATCCGGGAAATGCAGAGCCAGCTCGAGACCATGGTAAGCCAGGGTAACGACTCACTCAATGTCTTTACCGGCAAAATATCCGATTTCAAAACCGCCGCCGCAGAAAACACTAACGATTTGCAGCAGTTACATGATGAAATCGACAACCACATGAAAGAGATCGACGGCCACAATCAGTATATAAAAACGGCGTCGGAAAAACTTTCTGAAGTACAAGGTGGTATCGAAACGCTGAATGCGGAGATGGACCAGATTAACCGCCGCTCTTCCAAGATTGAAACCATCGACAAACGCCTCGAAAGTCTCAACACGGTAATCAGCGATATGGAAATCAGAATCGAGACGATCGATAAAGACCGGGAAATGGTTAATGAAACCCAGAAAAAGATCGATCATCTTGGGGAACTTGCCCGGAAAGCGCAGCATGAAATCGAAGAAATCGAATCTCAGGCTGAAGAAATCCAGAATACCCGTCAACAGGTATTTAAACTTGAAGAAATCATGGATTCAGTTGACAAGCGCGTCTCACGACTTACAAAAGAAAAAGCTTCGATAAAGGAAAGTGAAAACCGCATTGCAACACTTAACCTTCTTATGGAAGATATCAAAGCGCAGATAACCAATGTAACAACTGAAGAGGAGCGGATTCGCGAAGCTATCGAGAAAACCTCGGAACTGCGATTTCTTCTGGGAGAAGTGGAATCAAAGCTTTCAATTTTTCGACAGGAAAAAGAGCGGCTTAATATCTGATTCCGACATTAAATTACTGTCCGTATATATCTGAGACGACATAAGCGATTCGGGGGTCTGGCCGGAGCAAATGAACCCCAACCCGATATTGCGAAATGGTGGCCTGAACTCAAGATCAGCGCCATGGCAACAAGTTACCTGCGGGCTCGTAATCGTAGTATATTTGCTTTGATCAGCTTCTGGTATCCGCCGTTACAGGAAATGGGCTATAATGCTGTTAATGGAATGGTCGGTCGAACGATCCGCCGAAAACCTGATTACCCAAATCAAGGAAGTCAACCCCCGGGTTGATACCGAGCTGATTAGCAAGGCGTTTTGTTTCTCCTGGGAAGCACACAAGAACCAGGTCCGCAAATCCGGAGAGCCCTTTCTTTCCCATCCCGTTGCCGTTGCCCTCATTTTAGCCGAATTACAGCTCGATTCGATTACAATCGCCGCAGGCCTTTTACATGATGTTCTTGAAGATACTCCGGTCGACAAGGATCAATTAACCGAAGAATTCGGCGAGGAAATTGCCCCGCTGGTTGATGGCGTTACCAAGATCCAGAAATTTGAGATGAAATCCCGGGCTCAACGCCAGGCCGAAACCTATCGGAAAATGCTTTTGTCCATGGCCAAAGATATCCGGGTAATTATCATCAAATTTGCCGACCGGCTCCATAATTTACGCACACTGAAATATTTAAAACCGTCAAAGATTCGAGATATCGCGGCCGAAACAATCGATATCTACGCCCCCCTGGCTCACCGTCTCGGAATGGCAAAAGTCAAATGGGAACTTGAAGATCTTGCATTCAAACATCTACACCCCGATGAATACAAAAAAATTGTCACAAAAATTGTAAATTCACGCTATGACCGTGAAAAACTTATCGACAGCTTTACTATTCCTCTCCGGCATAAGCTCGAACAGGAAGGAATTGAAGCGACTGTAATCGGCCGTCCCAAGCATTTTTACAGTATCTACCGCAAAATGCACCTCTATAACCGGCCCTTCGAAGAAATATACGATCTTCTTGCAATCCGGGTTATTACCAACAGTATCAGGGATTGCTATCATGTTCTGGGCATTGTCCATTCAATATGGAAACCCATCCAGGACCGTTTCAAAGACTATATCGGGACGCCTAAACTGAATGGATATCAATCGCTGCACACGACAATATTTGGTGAGCACGGCAATATTACTGAAATACAGATACGGACCTGGGAAATGAACCATGTTGCTGAGGATGGTATTGCAGCGCACTGGCGATATAAAAATGGTGAAGAAGACATTAATTCAAAGGATGAACATGCGCTGGAATGGCTGAAGAATCTTATCGAATGGCAAAAAGATCTCACCGATTCGGCAGAATTTTTTGAATTTTTCAAAGTTGACCTGTTTCATGCCGAAATATTCATATTTACCCCCAGAGGAGACCTGATTTCTCTTCCCAAGGGCGCTACGGTCCTGGATTTTGCCTTTGCCGTTCACACCGATCTGGGACTTCATTGCATCGGCGCAAAGGTTGACGGCAAAATTGAGCCGATAAACACAGTTTTAAAAAGCGGTTGTACTGTCGAAATTCTTCATTCATCATCCAAGTGGCCCTCTATCGACTGGCTGCAGCACATCCAAACCGCCAAAGCCCGTTCCTCGATCCGGCGGTATTTTAAAAATATGGAAAAGCACGAAAGTATCGAGCTGGGCAAAAAGATCATCCGTACAAATTACAATAAACTCCATTTTTCTTCCCAATTTACTGATCATGTACCGGGAATGTTGAAATCTTTGGGAATCAACAACCTCGATCAGGTCTACGAACTCGTTGGAAAAGGCGAACTTCCCATCAGCCGAATTGTACACTACTTTCAAACGCGAAAATCCAGGCAGTCGATGCCGTCACGAATGGTATCGGGATTTGTTCGTACTTTTGTTAATCCCAATTTTCCGATACCTGTCGACGACACCGAAAATATAATGATTCGTTTTGCCAAATGCTGCAATCCGATCCCCGGCGATTCCATCATTGGATTCGTGACTAAAGGACGAGGTATTGCCATACACCGTTCGGATTGTCCTCATGTTAATAGCTTCCGTAATGAGGAAGAACGAACTATTGCCGTCAGCTGGGACAATCAGGAAAATGGCCGGTATGTTGTTATAATTGAAATTGTCGCCAATGATTCTCCCGGCCTTCTTTATGAAATATCGAAGGTATTTACTAATTTCGGCGCTAATGTGATCGAAGGATCGATTAGAACCGAAAACCAACGGGTACATAATATTTTCAAGATTGAAATCCGTAACAAGAATCAACTGAAACAGATTTTCAGGCGAATACAAAAAATTAAAGGAATTGAGAAGATATCCCGAACAAAAGATTATATTTATTCCTCAAAAAAATAGCCGATTTTGCTCTGATAGTACCATTTTATCACCTTTTAGATGAGTTTAGTTGCACCTATGGGTTTCATACAATCATTTTTGATTGAAATTGCCGCTTTTGCAGGCGGGATCGGTATTGCGGTGATGATCCTTTTCCTGAAAAATCGTACCAGGAGTAATCTTGCCGACATCCAGGAGACCCACACAACATTTGTTTTTTCCGGCAATCTGAAACAGACATCGCTTCTTGATGCAATTCAGTTTCTTGAAATCGGGCGTCGCCAGGGAATTCTCCATATCTACTGTGGCCGCCGGAAAGGATATCTTACATTCGCTGATGGGAAAGTAATTGATGCATTTTATCGGAATACCACTGGAAGAGAAGCGATTTTCGCCATGCTCGATCTTGAGGAAGGCGATTTTTATTTTGAACCGAAAATGATCATGCAACCTCAATTAATGCAGGAATCCATTCTGGATCTGACATTTGAGTGGGATGCAAGAAAAAACAGCTGAACAGACTGAATTTATACATAGTAACTTTAATTTTTTGGAGTACACACCATGTTAGGGAAGTTAAAGATCTTTGCCGGTAATGCAAACCAGCCTCTGGCAAAAGAGATCTGTCGGTATGCCGGAGTTCGGCTTGGTAAATGTAAGATTATCAAATTCAGCAACGAAAACATTAAAGTAAAAATCGATGAAAGCGTTCGGGGCAAAGATGTTTTTGTTATTCAGCCCTCCTGCACCCCTGTTAACGAAAATTTCATGGAGCTTCTGATTCTTATCGATGCTATCAAGCATGCGAGTGCGGCACGCATC
Encoded proteins:
- a CDS encoding DUF4388 domain-containing protein, translating into MSLVAPMGFIQSFLIEIAAFAGGIGIAVMILFLKNRTRSNLADIQETHTTFVFSGNLKQTSLLDAIQFLEIGRRQGILHIYCGRRKGYLTFADGKVIDAFYRNTTGREAIFAMLDLEEGDFYFEPKMIMQPQLMQESILDLTFEWDARKNS
- a CDS encoding RelA/SpoT family protein — translated: MLLMEWSVERSAENLITQIKEVNPRVDTELISKAFCFSWEAHKNQVRKSGEPFLSHPVAVALILAELQLDSITIAAGLLHDVLEDTPVDKDQLTEEFGEEIAPLVDGVTKIQKFEMKSRAQRQAETYRKMLLSMAKDIRVIIIKFADRLHNLRTLKYLKPSKIRDIAAETIDIYAPLAHRLGMAKVKWELEDLAFKHLHPDEYKKIVTKIVNSRYDREKLIDSFTIPLRHKLEQEGIEATVIGRPKHFYSIYRKMHLYNRPFEEIYDLLAIRVITNSIRDCYHVLGIVHSIWKPIQDRFKDYIGTPKLNGYQSLHTTIFGEHGNITEIQIRTWEMNHVAEDGIAAHWRYKNGEEDINSKDEHALEWLKNLIEWQKDLTDSAEFFEFFKVDLFHAEIFIFTPRGDLISLPKGATVLDFAFAVHTDLGLHCIGAKVDGKIEPINTVLKSGCTVEILHSSSKWPSIDWLQHIQTAKARSSIRRYFKNMEKHESIELGKKIIRTNYNKLHFSSQFTDHVPGMLKSLGINNLDQVYELVGKGELPISRIVHYFQTRKSRQSMPSRMVSGFVRTFVNPNFPIPVDDTENIMIRFAKCCNPIPGDSIIGFVTKGRGIAIHRSDCPHVNSFRNEEERTIAVSWDNQENGRYVVIIEIVANDSPGLLYEISKVFTNFGANVIEGSIRTENQRVHNIFKIEIRNKNQLKQIFRRIQKIKGIEKISRTKDYIYSSKK